The Arachis hypogaea cultivar Tifrunner chromosome 16, arahy.Tifrunner.gnm2.J5K5, whole genome shotgun sequence genome contains a region encoding:
- the LOC112754097 gene encoding protein RADIALIS-like 3 has product MASSSMSSSGSWSAKDNKAFERALAVYDKDTPDRWYNVARAVGGKTPDEVKRHYALLLGDVGYIESGQVPFPKYKKNGASN; this is encoded by the coding sequence ATGGCATCGAGTTCAATGTCGTCTTCAGGGTCATGGAGTGCCAAGGACAATAAGGCCTTTGAAAGGGCATTGGCGGTTTATGATAAGGACACCCCTGACCGTTGGTACAATGTTGCTCGCGCCGTTGGCGGAAAAACTCCCGACGAAGTTAAGCGCCACTACGCACTTCTCCTCGGAGATGTTGGCTACATAGAATCAGGGCAAGTGCCATTTCCAAAGTACAAGAAAAATGGAGCCTCTAATTAG
- the LOC112755351 gene encoding uncharacterized protein: protein MDTQKGQSEKQSLPTTNPSVVTSCRKKKNEEATFLEDLKDHIDEFIHASMDEHKTCFKNTVQKMFGLSKVVAEQNANAAREVESSLHLQTTVQD from the exons ATGGACACTCAGAAAGGCCAATCTGAAAAGCAGTCTTTACCTACAACCAATCCATCTGTTGTTACTTCTTGTCGAAAGAAGAAGAACGAGGAAGCAACTTTCTTGGAGGATTTGAAAGATCACATTGACGAGTTCATTCATGCTTCTATGGATGAACACAAGACTTGCTTTAAGAATACAGTTCAGAAG ATGTTTGGTTTATCTAAGGTGGTTGCTGAGCAGAACGCTAATGCTGCAAGAGAAGTTGAAAGTTCTTTGCATCTTCAGACAACTGTACAAGATTAG